One Paraburkholderia phytofirmans OLGA172 genomic window carries:
- a CDS encoding flagellin, whose translation MTTVINTNIASQIAQNNLMNNQAAVTNAITQLSSGLSINSAADNPAGLAIATTLQAQINGQTVAQQNANNGISLAQTGQSALTQITNNLQTIRQLAVQASNASNTAANRAALNQEVQQSLAQINTIATTTAFNGQSLLDGSFGTQNFQIGANAGQTIGVNLTQGAQTSQIGQTSNTTFSLQGLANGGLSVESLNVAVGGSPAVTIGAAVAGSAPGQSADSAYAAAQAITNANIPGLTASASNTQVATFNQIINTSTTTAETLNLSINGQNVFGSTGLSVAASGTVNATTVLNAINSASGATGVTATLGADGKTFTFNAADGSNITIAQGTTGGTDINGGLDNTALKINNVAGKLTQLTAGAAGVGDISTSTGTLHGSVTLSSASQVTLSGTGADDIAAQTDNTTNSADNLQTIQTYTATSGITAPVGGTDTLAISGGNVGATPVNITIQTTDTAASIAQTINTTAPLQAAGVTASVNAKGELVVKDSQNTPGALNDLTFADGGLNGFVSGLATAGSPPVQQNSYVASSGGSLANVDVLTVADSQKTIQTVDAALSQISTLQGQLGAVQNRFTSVISNLSSSVQNAQSTQSSIQDTNYASETSALSRAQVLSQAAQAMVAQANQLPQQVLKLLQ comes from the coding sequence ATGACTACGGTTATCAATACCAACATTGCGTCGCAGATCGCGCAGAACAATTTGATGAACAACCAGGCTGCGGTGACCAACGCGATCACCCAGCTGTCGTCGGGTCTCTCGATCAACAGCGCAGCGGACAACCCCGCCGGCCTCGCGATCGCGACGACGCTGCAAGCGCAGATCAACGGCCAGACCGTTGCGCAGCAGAACGCGAATAACGGCATTTCGCTGGCGCAAACCGGCCAAAGCGCGCTGACGCAAATCACCAACAACCTGCAGACGATCCGCCAGCTCGCCGTGCAGGCATCGAACGCATCGAACACGGCTGCGAACCGCGCGGCGCTGAACCAGGAAGTCCAGCAGTCGCTCGCACAGATCAACACGATCGCGACGACGACCGCCTTCAACGGCCAGAGCCTGCTCGACGGTTCGTTCGGCACGCAGAATTTCCAGATCGGCGCGAACGCCGGCCAGACGATCGGGGTCAACCTGACCCAGGGCGCGCAGACGTCGCAAATCGGCCAGACGTCGAACACGACGTTCTCGCTTCAAGGCCTGGCCAACGGCGGCCTCTCGGTCGAATCGCTGAACGTCGCAGTGGGTGGCTCGCCTGCCGTCACAATCGGCGCTGCCGTCGCGGGCAGCGCCCCTGGCCAGAGCGCGGACAGCGCGTACGCCGCAGCGCAAGCGATCACCAACGCGAACATCCCCGGCCTCACCGCAAGCGCTTCGAACACGCAAGTTGCGACGTTCAACCAAATCATAAACACCTCCACTACGACGGCTGAAACACTCAACCTGTCGATCAACGGCCAGAACGTGTTTGGCTCGACGGGCCTGTCGGTGGCCGCAAGCGGCACGGTGAATGCAACGACCGTGCTCAACGCGATCAACAGCGCATCGGGCGCGACCGGCGTGACCGCAACGCTCGGCGCGGACGGCAAGACGTTCACGTTCAACGCAGCGGACGGTAGCAACATCACGATCGCCCAAGGCACGACCGGCGGTACCGACATTAACGGCGGCTTGGACAACACAGCACTGAAGATCAACAACGTAGCTGGCAAGCTCACCCAGCTGACTGCTGGGGCAGCGGGTGTGGGTGACATCAGCACGTCGACAGGCACGCTACATGGCTCGGTCACGCTGTCGTCGGCCAGCCAGGTGACGCTTTCGGGCACTGGTGCGGACGACATCGCGGCGCAAACGGATAACACCACGAATTCCGCCGACAACCTGCAGACGATCCAGACGTACACGGCAACCTCGGGCATAACGGCACCCGTTGGCGGCACTGATACCTTGGCGATTTCTGGCGGTAACGTTGGCGCCACCCCCGTGAACATCACAATCCAAACGACTGACACGGCGGCGTCGATTGCACAAACGATCAACACGACCGCGCCACTGCAAGCTGCAGGCGTGACCGCAAGCGTGAACGCAAAAGGCGAACTGGTCGTGAAGGACTCGCAAAACACGCCGGGGGCGCTCAACGACCTTACGTTCGCGGACGGCGGCCTTAATGGTTTCGTCTCGGGTCTGGCTACGGCGGGTTCGCCGCCTGTCCAGCAAAACAGCTACGTCGCCTCTTCGGGCGGCTCGCTTGCGAACGTCGACGTGCTGACGGTTGCCGACTCACAAAAGACCATCCAGACCGTCGACGCTGCGCTGAGCCAGATCAGCACGCTGCAAGGTCAGTTGGGCGCGGTGCAGAACCGTTTCACGTCGGTCATCTCGAACCTGAGCTCGTCGGTGCAAAACGCCCAGTCGACGCAATCGTCGATTCAGGACACGAACTACGCCAGCGAAACGTCGGCGCTGTCGCGTGCGCAGGTCCTGTCGCAGGCCGCCCAGGCAATGGTCGCGCAGGCGAACCAGTTGCCGCAGCAAGTCCTGAAGCTGTTGCAGTAA
- the fliD gene encoding flagellar filament capping protein FliD: MATTISPTSSTATSGTTSVKTSTGSSSSSSSSTPSASSIISSVGLGLGTTLPISQVLTGLMQIESIPLTQLQNQVGGVQTEISAYGQLSSALSTFQQSLTQLTLPTAFQTLSATSSNTSALSASAVVGAQTGTYTINTTQLAQAQSLATAGQASLNTQLSSGSGSSTVTFTFGTQSGSTSNPTFTPNLSQSSGSITVNSSNDTLAGLRDAINSANLGVTASIVNDGSSTPYRLVLTSNTTGANESMQISVQGDAGISSLLTYPPSTGGTSSGAMIQTAPAQNANLTVNGLTLTSSTNAVATALPGISLNLLQTGQSTLTVANNSSAIQTNIDGFVSAYNTLQSTINNLTAYNPGGTNGPLIGDATTTQIRNQLQQVVASALSGTGSGYSSLSAVGISLNNDGSLSVNDSTLSQALQSNPNQFAALFGTAGSATNSNVTYLIGGTNTQPGSYAVNITQAAAQGTFTGSAALPDAATGSVALSSPTTIASGATLTLTIGGTPTTVNLTAATYATPAAVAAMLQSAIGSAATVTQNNGVLSVAPASGTNQTISIATNGSGTDASAQLFGGNVSNTTTIASGGLPLGVTVDGVMANVTLAAGSYTPSQLATALQTAINTNTTLQQAGVSVDVTQNSHGQLNVTSTSYGSQSSVSIVGTGATQLFGSSPTSATGRDVQGTIDGYAATGNGQALTVGNSGPVAGLQILVTGTSTGALGSVNYSQGYASLLNGIVASATNSTSGSITNATNTLNTQITSLQTQQTNLQQYITQVQQQYQAQFSAMNALVVQMQSTASFLQLTFNPPTSSGG; encoded by the coding sequence ATGGCTACAACGATCTCTCCGACCAGCAGCACGGCGACGTCCGGCACCACCAGCGTCAAGACCAGTACCGGCAGTTCGTCCAGCAGCAGCTCGTCGACGCCGTCTGCTTCGTCGATCATTTCGTCGGTCGGCCTTGGCCTCGGCACCACACTGCCAATCAGCCAGGTGCTAACGGGGCTGATGCAAATAGAGAGCATCCCGCTCACGCAACTGCAAAACCAGGTAGGCGGCGTCCAGACGGAGATTTCCGCTTACGGCCAGCTCAGCTCGGCACTCTCGACGTTTCAGCAATCGCTGACGCAACTGACGCTGCCAACCGCGTTCCAAACGCTCAGCGCGACCTCCAGCAATACGTCGGCGCTCTCCGCGAGCGCGGTGGTCGGCGCCCAGACTGGCACATACACCATCAACACGACGCAACTGGCCCAGGCGCAGTCGCTCGCGACGGCCGGCCAGGCCAGCCTGAACACGCAACTCTCGAGCGGCAGCGGCAGTTCGACCGTGACGTTTACGTTCGGCACGCAAAGCGGTTCGACCAGCAATCCGACTTTCACACCGAATCTGTCGCAAAGCAGCGGCAGCATCACGGTCAACAGCAGCAACGACACGCTGGCCGGTCTGCGTGACGCAATCAACAGCGCCAACCTCGGCGTCACCGCCTCGATCGTCAACGACGGAAGCAGCACGCCATACCGGCTCGTGCTGACGTCGAACACAACCGGCGCGAACGAAAGCATGCAGATTTCGGTGCAAGGCGACGCCGGCATCAGCTCCCTGCTGACCTACCCGCCCAGCACCGGCGGCACATCCAGCGGCGCAATGATCCAGACCGCGCCGGCGCAGAACGCCAACCTGACAGTCAACGGCCTCACGCTCACCAGTTCGACCAATGCCGTCGCAACCGCGTTGCCCGGCATATCCCTGAACCTCCTGCAGACGGGCCAGTCGACGCTCACGGTCGCAAACAATTCGAGTGCGATCCAAACCAATATCGATGGTTTCGTATCGGCCTACAACACGCTGCAGAGCACGATCAACAACCTGACGGCCTACAATCCCGGCGGCACCAATGGCCCGCTGATCGGCGACGCCACCACGACGCAGATCCGGAACCAGCTGCAACAGGTGGTCGCAAGCGCGCTGTCGGGCACCGGCAGCGGCTATTCGTCGCTGTCCGCCGTCGGCATCTCGCTCAACAACGACGGCTCATTGTCGGTCAACGATTCGACGCTGTCTCAGGCATTGCAAAGCAATCCGAACCAGTTCGCCGCGCTATTCGGCACCGCTGGCTCCGCGACCAACAGCAACGTCACCTACCTGATTGGCGGCACCAATACGCAGCCCGGTTCGTATGCGGTCAACATCACGCAGGCCGCGGCCCAGGGGACCTTCACCGGCTCGGCCGCACTTCCCGACGCCGCGACCGGCAGCGTCGCACTCAGCAGCCCGACCACGATTGCGTCGGGGGCCACGCTCACCCTGACGATAGGTGGCACGCCGACCACCGTGAACCTGACCGCAGCCACTTACGCTACGCCCGCCGCGGTCGCCGCCATGCTGCAAAGTGCTATCGGCTCTGCCGCCACCGTGACCCAAAACAACGGCGTGCTGAGCGTGGCGCCGGCGAGCGGCACCAATCAGACGATTTCGATTGCCACCAACGGCAGCGGCACCGACGCTTCGGCCCAGCTCTTCGGCGGCAACGTCAGCAACACGACCACAATCGCGTCCGGCGGTCTGCCGCTGGGCGTGACGGTGGACGGCGTGATGGCAAACGTCACCCTGGCGGCCGGTAGCTATACGCCCTCGCAGCTTGCAACGGCACTGCAGACTGCCATCAACACCAATACCACGCTGCAGCAGGCCGGCGTGTCAGTCGACGTGACCCAGAACAGCCACGGCCAGCTCAACGTGACATCGACCAGTTACGGCTCGCAGTCCTCGGTCTCGATCGTCGGTACAGGTGCGACGCAGCTCTTCGGCAGCTCGCCGACGTCTGCTACCGGCCGCGATGTGCAAGGCACGATCGACGGCTATGCGGCAACTGGCAATGGTCAGGCGCTGACAGTCGGCAATAGCGGCCCGGTGGCCGGCCTGCAGATTCTGGTGACCGGGACTAGCACCGGCGCACTCGGCTCGGTCAACTACTCGCAGGGCTATGCTTCGCTGCTGAACGGCATCGTCGCGAGCGCGACTAATTCGACTAGCGGTTCGATCACGAATGCGACGAACACGCTCAATACGCAAATTACGTCGCTGCAGACACAGCAAACGAATTTGCAGCAATACATCACGCAGGTGCAGCAGCAGTACCAGGCCCAGTTCTCGGCAATGAACGCATTGGTAGTCCAGATGCAATCGACCGCAAGCTTCCTGCAGTTGACCTTCAACCCGCCCACCTCATCCGGCGGTTGA
- the fliS gene encoding flagellar export chaperone FliS has translation MYSPSKFGADSYARIGLETSVNSASPYELVALLFQGARRAIRMGRVHMQNGNIPEKGKLISQAIVIVGGGLQQGLNLEQGGDLAQRLNALYDYMTRRLLEANVRNDPALLDEIDSLLATIEDGWNGIKPELKSSAGLTQLTATA, from the coding sequence ATGTATTCGCCAAGTAAGTTTGGAGCAGACAGTTATGCACGCATTGGCCTCGAAACCAGCGTGAACAGCGCAAGCCCGTATGAGCTGGTCGCACTGCTCTTCCAGGGCGCGCGCCGCGCGATCCGTATGGGCCGCGTGCACATGCAAAACGGCAACATCCCCGAGAAAGGCAAGTTGATTTCGCAAGCCATCGTGATTGTCGGCGGCGGCTTGCAGCAGGGACTCAACCTCGAGCAGGGCGGCGATCTCGCGCAGCGCCTGAATGCCCTGTACGACTATATGACGCGCCGCCTGCTCGAGGCGAATGTGCGGAACGACCCGGCGCTGCTCGATGAAATCGATAGCCTGCTCGCGACTATCGAGGACGGCTGGAACGGTATCAAGCCGGAGCTCAAGAGTTCGGCCGGCTTGACACAACTGACCGCCACCGCCTGA
- a CDS encoding flagellar protein FliT — translation MEAITTADQLLMRYDSILHVVERMLSTAREDDWDTVIELQARYSALVDTLRPVDASIPLDDSQRVRKHDLTRKILADETAVRELAAPRLARLAALLESGRHTRALNKMYGVSAHG, via the coding sequence ATGGAAGCGATCACTACCGCCGATCAGTTACTTATGCGCTATGACAGCATTCTCCATGTGGTGGAACGGATGCTGAGCACAGCGCGCGAAGACGACTGGGATACCGTCATCGAGTTGCAGGCGCGGTATTCGGCACTGGTCGATACCCTGCGGCCAGTCGACGCGAGCATCCCGCTCGACGACTCGCAGCGCGTACGCAAGCACGACCTGACCCGGAAGATCCTCGCAGACGAGACAGCGGTGCGCGAACTGGCCGCGCCGCGTCTCGCGCGGCTGGCAGCACTACTGGAGAGCGGCCGCCATACGCGCGCGCTAAATAAAATGTACGGCGTTTCGGCACACGGTTAA
- a CDS encoding beta strand repeat-containing protein: MTSIITSMSATTVSELSTKQIGQLATSDIAALNTAQLQALTSTQIAAMSTSDIVTLSSQALSLAASLSSVQIGGLSSKDISSLSYSQLGYLASGAVSYLSSTQVAALSSADVNSLGTSLTSTQIHELNSTQVVGLTAAQLTAFAGSITTQAIAGLNSAQVANLGTSISTAQIAALSTTQIAGLTTSTLTSLTSAQVQAISTKDIAQLGTTSLPSLGTNAAYLSSTQVAALSSADVAALGTSLTSTQIHELSSTQAAGLTTTQLASLGTSVSTQAIAGLNSAQVANLGTSISTAQIAALSTTQIAGLTTSTLTSLTSAQVQAISTKDIAQLGTTSLPSLGANVAYLSSTQVAALSSADVAALGTSLTSTQIHELSSTQAAGLTTTQLASLGTSVSTQAIAGLNSAQVANLGTSISTAQIAALSTTQIAGLTTSTLTSLTSAQVQAISTKDIAQLGTTSLPSLGANVAYLSSTQVAALSSADVAALGTSLTSTQIHELSSTQAAGLTTTQLASLGTSVSTQAIAGLNSAQVANLGTSISTAQIAALSTTQIAGLTTSTLTSLTSAQVQAISTKDIAQLGTTSLPSLGANVAYLSSTQVAALSSADVAALGTSLTSTQIHELSSTQAAGLTTTQLASLGTSVSTQAIAGLNSAQVANLGTSISTAQIAALSTTQIAGLTTSTLTSLTSAQVQAISTKDIAQLGTTSLPSLGANVAYLSSTQVAALSSADVAALGTSLTSTQIHELSSTQAAGLTTTQLASLGTSVSTQAIAGLNSAQVANLGTSISTAQIAALSTTQIAGLTTSTLTSLTSAQVQAISTKDIAQLGTTSLPSLGANVAYLSSTQVAALSSADVAALGTSLTSTQIHELSSTQAAGLTTTQLASLGTSVSTQAIAGLNSAQVANLGTSISTAQIAALSTTQIAGLTTSTLTSLTSAQVQAISTKDIAQLGTTSLPSLGTNAAYLSSTQVAALSSADVAALGTSLTSTQIHELSSTQAAGLTTTQLASLGTSVSTQAIAGLNSAQVANLGTSISTAQIAALSTTQIAGVTASTLASLSTTQLQSISTKDIAILSATQLASLAVNNLTSSQLSVLSVSQLSTTQQASLSTTQIGYLNV, from the coding sequence ATGACTTCGATCATAACGTCGATGAGTGCGACGACAGTTTCTGAACTGTCAACCAAACAGATTGGTCAGTTGGCGACGTCCGACATCGCAGCGCTGAATACCGCCCAATTGCAGGCCTTGACCTCGACTCAAATTGCAGCAATGTCGACGTCGGATATCGTGACGCTGAGCTCGCAAGCGCTCTCGCTCGCCGCTAGCCTGTCCAGCGTACAAATCGGCGGACTCTCGAGCAAAGACATTTCGTCGCTCTCGTATTCTCAATTGGGATACCTGGCCAGCGGAGCCGTGTCGTATCTCTCGAGCACCCAGGTCGCCGCGCTGTCGAGCGCTGATGTGAACTCACTGGGAACGAGCCTGACGAGCACGCAAATCCATGAGCTCAACAGTACCCAGGTCGTCGGCCTGACGGCCGCTCAACTCACGGCGTTCGCCGGCAGCATCACGACGCAGGCGATTGCCGGACTGAACTCCGCGCAGGTGGCGAACCTGGGCACCAGCATCTCGACCGCCCAGATCGCGGCGCTGAGCACGACCCAGATCGCAGGCCTCACAACTAGCACCTTGACATCGCTGACCTCAGCCCAGGTCCAGGCGATTTCGACGAAGGACATCGCCCAGCTGGGCACGACCTCCCTGCCTTCGCTGGGAACCAACGCCGCGTATCTGTCGAGCACCCAGGTCGCCGCGCTGTCGAGCGCTGACGTGGCCGCACTCGGTACGAGCCTGACGAGCACGCAGATCCACGAGCTCAGCAGCACCCAGGCTGCCGGCCTGACGACAACTCAGCTCGCGTCGCTCGGCACCAGCGTCTCGACGCAGGCGATTGCCGGACTGAACTCCGCGCAGGTGGCGAACCTGGGCACCAGCATCTCGACCGCCCAGATCGCGGCGCTGAGCACGACCCAGATCGCAGGCCTCACAACTAGCACCTTGACATCGCTGACCTCAGCCCAGGTCCAGGCGATTTCGACGAAGGACATCGCCCAGCTGGGCACGACCTCCCTGCCTTCGCTGGGAGCCAATGTCGCGTATCTTTCGAGCACCCAGGTCGCCGCGCTGTCGAGCGCTGACGTGGCCGCACTCGGTACGAGCCTGACGAGCACGCAGATCCACGAGCTCAGCAGCACCCAGGCTGCCGGCCTGACGACAACTCAGCTCGCGTCGCTCGGCACCAGCGTCTCGACGCAGGCGATTGCCGGACTGAACTCCGCGCAGGTGGCGAACCTGGGCACCAGCATCTCGACCGCCCAGATCGCGGCGCTGAGCACGACCCAGATCGCAGGCCTCACAACTAGCACCTTGACATCGCTGACCTCAGCCCAGGTCCAGGCGATTTCGACGAAGGACATCGCCCAGCTGGGCACGACCTCCCTGCCTTCGCTGGGAGCCAATGTCGCGTATCTTTCGAGCACCCAGGTCGCCGCGCTGTCGAGCGCTGACGTGGCCGCACTCGGTACGAGCCTGACGAGCACGCAGATCCACGAGCTCAGCAGCACCCAGGCTGCCGGCCTGACGACAACTCAGCTCGCGTCGCTCGGCACCAGCGTCTCGACGCAGGCGATTGCCGGACTGAACTCCGCGCAGGTGGCGAACCTGGGCACCAGCATCTCGACCGCCCAGATCGCGGCGCTGAGCACGACCCAGATCGCAGGCCTCACAACTAGCACCTTGACATCGCTGACCTCAGCCCAGGTCCAGGCGATTTCGACGAAGGACATCGCCCAGCTGGGCACGACCTCCCTGCCTTCGCTGGGAGCCAATGTCGCGTATCTTTCGAGCACCCAGGTCGCCGCGCTGTCAAGCGCTGACGTGGCCGCACTCGGTACGAGCCTGACAAGCACGCAGATCCATGAGCTCAGCAGCACCCAGGCTGCCGGCCTGACGACAACTCAGCTCGCGTCGCTCGGCACCAGCGTCTCGACGCAGGCGATTGCCGGACTGAACTCCGCGCAGGTGGCGAACCTGGGCACCAGCATCTCGACCGCCCAGATCGCGGCGCTGAGCACGACCCAGATCGCAGGCCTCACAACTAGCACCTTGACATCGCTGACCTCAGCCCAGGTCCAGGCGATTTCGACGAAGGACATCGCCCAGCTGGGCACGACCTCCCTGCCTTCGCTGGGAGCCAATGTCGCGTATCTTTCGAGCACCCAGGTCGCCGCGCTGTCAAGCGCTGACGTGGCCGCACTCGGTACGAGCCTGACAAGCACGCAGATCCATGAGCTCAGCAGCACCCAGGCTGCCGGCCTGACGACAACTCAGCTCGCGTCGCTCGGCACCAGCGTCTCGACGCAGGCGATTGCCGGACTGAACTCCGCGCAGGTGGCGAACCTGGGCACCAGCATCTCGACCGCCCAGATCGCGGCGCTGAGCACGACCCAGATCGCAGGCCTCACAACTAGCACCTTGACATCGCTGACCTCAGCCCAGGTCCAGGCGATTTCGACGAAGGACATCGCCCAGCTGGGCACGACCTCCCTGCCTTCGCTGGGAGCCAATGTCGCGTATCTTTCGAGCACCCAGGTCGCCGCGCTGTCAAGCGCTGACGTGGCCGCACTCGGTACGAGCCTGACAAGCACGCAGATCCATGAGCTCAGCAGCACCCAGGCTGCCGGCCTGACGACAACTCAGCTCGCGTCGCTCGGCACCAGCGTCTCGACGCAGGCGATTGCCGGACTGAACTCCGCGCAGGTGGCGAACCTGGGCACCAGCATCTCGACCGCCCAGATCGCGGCGCTGAGCACGACCCAGATCGCAGGCCTCACAACTAGCACCTTGACATCGTTGACCTCAGCCCAGGTCCAGGCGATTTCGACGAAGGACATCGCCCAGCTGGGCACGACCTCCCTGCCTTCGCTGGGAACCAACGCCGCGTATCTGTCGAGTACCCAGGTCGCCGCGCTGTCGAGCGCTGACGTGGCCGCACTCGGTACGAGCCTGACGAGCACGCAGATCCACGAGCTCAGCAGCACCCAGGCTGCCGGCCTGACGACAACTCAGCTCGCGTCGCTCGGCACCAGCGTCTCGACGCAGGCGATTGCCGGACTGAACTCCGCGCAGGTGGCGAACCTGGGCACCAGCATCTCGACCGCCCAGATCGCGGCGCTGAGCACGACCCAGATCGCAGGCGTCACGGCTAGCACCTTGGCATCGCTGAGCACGACCCAGCTCCAGTCGATTTCGACGAAGGACATTGCCATCCTCTCAGCAACGCAACTTGCGTCCCTCGCCGTGAACAACCTGACAAGTTCGCAGTTGTCGGTGCTTTCGGTGTCGCAATTGAGTACCACTCAGCAGGCAAGCCTTTCGACGACCCAAATCGGCTACCTGAACGTGTAA
- a CDS encoding methyltransferase domain-containing protein, whose protein sequence is MSKNSQFLSNAALTLQNNGAYEEAANAFKRIIDTGSDDPTLLGAALVPARFTCNWDWIESLQQKINDWYALEKFSAPREFPLTHITWCADEARNIGVTRAFVERTQPVVEPLRHNTARGALGQRIRVGYLSSDFRNHATMHLMAGLLECHDRACFEIFAYDYSRPEISVYRQRFLNAVEHHVEIHSLTDKQAAARIAEDQLDILFDLKGYTGGGRGTIMAYRPAPLQVAYLGFPGSTATPDIDYIVSDRFVTPDSSAPYYTEKFCRLPHSYQCNDRKRAVATDPGTRTAHGLPEHKLVFGAFNQAYKIDRGSFAVWLRVLQAVPNSVLWVLGNSEAANANLSREARLAGIEEARLIFAPFAMPEAHLARLQLADAVLDTLVCNGHTTTSDALWAGVPVVTAKGTHFASRVSESLLNAIDLPELVGADHSDMVRIATRIGTDAEYRIALRQRVSLNRQNSPLFDTVRFARNFETAIEMMVQAQRAGRMSGPIEVPDCRVANVQGAEAGQLNASAAFLQTTYPACPVCDGSSKTVHFADCSAHPLWHAPLPKTLEWMQCSSCGHLHSRHYWTPAGQAELSQRGRLDSATDAADRYETQRMAWTPVVDRVVNLLGGYRETMKPDNPPIWVDLKCGDGSLMTTAADYGFAVIGLDASSETINRLAPLGLNAKPYDFMGLKFDLTPDVLSMSGVLQCTPDPRAALSKAADILRPGGVLVLSVPDASSSRWRMMDQTRTNPYWTDLTLYHHFRRDQILALLDTCGFELAHFALSNRHKAEMELYAIRKAAL, encoded by the coding sequence TTGAGCAAAAATAGCCAATTCCTTTCCAACGCGGCTTTAACGCTTCAGAACAACGGCGCTTACGAAGAAGCGGCGAACGCCTTTAAAAGGATTATCGACACAGGGTCCGACGACCCGACGCTGCTAGGCGCCGCTCTGGTGCCGGCACGCTTTACGTGCAACTGGGACTGGATCGAGTCGCTGCAGCAAAAAATCAACGATTGGTATGCCTTGGAGAAATTTTCCGCCCCGCGGGAATTTCCGCTGACGCACATCACGTGGTGTGCCGACGAGGCGCGCAATATCGGGGTCACGCGCGCCTTTGTCGAGCGTACGCAGCCCGTGGTCGAACCCCTCAGGCACAACACCGCACGAGGCGCATTGGGCCAGCGCATCCGGGTCGGGTATCTGTCGTCCGATTTCCGTAATCACGCGACCATGCATCTGATGGCCGGTCTGCTTGAGTGCCATGACCGCGCATGCTTCGAAATATTCGCATACGACTACAGCCGCCCCGAAATCTCAGTCTACCGGCAACGTTTCCTCAATGCCGTCGAGCATCATGTCGAAATCCACTCATTGACCGACAAGCAGGCCGCCGCACGCATTGCCGAAGATCAACTCGATATCCTGTTCGATCTGAAAGGCTATACCGGCGGAGGGCGCGGGACCATCATGGCCTACCGGCCGGCGCCGCTCCAAGTGGCCTACCTCGGCTTTCCCGGCAGCACGGCCACGCCGGACATCGATTACATCGTCTCCGACCGCTTCGTGACGCCGGACAGCAGCGCTCCGTATTACACGGAAAAATTCTGCCGTTTGCCGCATTCCTATCAGTGCAACGACCGTAAGCGCGCGGTTGCGACCGACCCCGGCACGCGTACGGCGCATGGGCTCCCGGAGCACAAACTGGTGTTTGGCGCCTTCAACCAGGCGTATAAGATCGATCGCGGAAGTTTCGCCGTCTGGCTCAGGGTATTGCAGGCGGTGCCCAATAGCGTGCTCTGGGTGCTCGGCAATAGCGAGGCAGCCAATGCGAATCTCTCGCGCGAGGCACGCCTCGCCGGCATCGAGGAGGCGCGCCTGATCTTCGCGCCGTTCGCGATGCCCGAGGCGCATCTCGCCCGGCTGCAGCTCGCCGACGCCGTACTGGACACGCTAGTGTGTAACGGGCATACGACGACATCCGACGCATTGTGGGCCGGCGTACCGGTCGTCACGGCCAAGGGCACGCACTTCGCTTCACGCGTTAGCGAAAGCTTGCTCAATGCGATCGATCTCCCGGAACTGGTGGGCGCCGATCATAGCGATATGGTTCGCATCGCCACCAGGATCGGCACCGACGCCGAGTACCGGATTGCGCTGCGCCAGCGCGTCTCGCTGAACCGGCAGAACTCACCCTTGTTCGACACCGTACGCTTTGCCCGCAACTTCGAAACGGCCATCGAGATGATGGTCCAGGCGCAGCGCGCGGGCCGCATGTCCGGCCCAATCGAAGTACCCGACTGCCGCGTGGCCAACGTCCAGGGCGCCGAAGCCGGCCAGCTCAATGCGTCGGCGGCTTTTCTGCAAACGACGTACCCCGCCTGCCCCGTCTGCGATGGCTCAAGCAAGACCGTACACTTTGCCGATTGCAGCGCGCACCCGCTATGGCACGCGCCCTTGCCGAAAACGCTTGAGTGGATGCAATGCTCGTCATGTGGGCACCTGCATAGCCGCCACTATTGGACCCCGGCCGGTCAGGCCGAACTTTCTCAGCGTGGTCGCCTGGACTCGGCCACGGATGCAGCCGATCGCTATGAAACGCAGCGGATGGCATGGACGCCTGTGGTCGATCGGGTGGTGAATCTGTTGGGCGGTTATCGGGAAACCATGAAGCCCGACAATCCGCCAATCTGGGTTGACCTGAAATGCGGCGATGGTTCGCTCATGACGACGGCGGCAGACTACGGCTTTGCCGTCATTGGTCTGGACGCTTCAAGCGAAACGATCAACCGCCTCGCACCGCTTGGCCTCAATGCCAAGCCTTACGACTTCATGGGACTAAAGTTCGACCTGACACCCGACGTGCTCTCGATGTCAGGCGTGCTGCAGTGCACCCCCGACCCTCGAGCGGCCTTAAGCAAAGCCGCGGACATCCTGCGCCCTGGAGGCGTCCTGGTGCTTAGCGTCCCGGACGCGAGCAGTTCCCGCTGGAGGATGATGGATCAAACGCGCACCAATCCCTATTGGACGGACCTCACCCTCTACCATCATTTCCGGCGCGACCAGATACTTGCGCTCCTCGATACCTGCGGTTTCGAGCTGGCTCATTTCGCGCTGTCGAACCGACACAAGGCCGAGATGGAACTGTACGCGATTCGCAAAGCGGCGCTCTGA